One Numenius arquata chromosome 10, bNumArq3.hap1.1, whole genome shotgun sequence DNA segment encodes these proteins:
- the ZNF511 gene encoding zinc finger protein 511: MLPLPAGLRRRLRGTPPVPPPLAITPPPLAITPPSSPFAFAPRCLRLGPHHPLLEDGDVHRHLYLQGVLTSLGEVAERPKVSEFSCHISGCCQVFDTLEGYEHHYNTLHRNVCCFCKRSFPSGHLLDIHILEWHDSLFQIMAEKQNMYKCLVEGCVEKFKSSKDRKDHLVTVHLYPADFRFDRPKKAQSGPKHVSSPIKQNDGMPMDVSMETSEPFPVDPIEIGPSENMEIPQPAASPGPEVPEKRHYKSRIPSTICFGQGATRGFKGPRKKV, translated from the exons ATGCTGCCGCTGCCGGCCGGCCTGCGCCGCCGACTGCGGGGAACGCCGCCCGTCCCGCCGCCCCTGGCCATCACCCCGCCGCCCCTGGCCATCACCCCGCCGTCTTCCCCCTTCGCCTTCGCCCCCCGCTGCCTCCGCCTTGGCCCCCACCACCCGCTCCTGGAG GATGGGGACGTTCACAGGCACCTCTACCTCCAGGGTGTCCTCACCAGCCTCGGGGAGGTGGCGGAGAGACCCAA GGTGTCTGAATTCAGTTGCCACATCTCTGGGTGCTGCCAGGTCTTTGATACACTGGAGGGCTACGAGCACCACTACAACACGCTGCACAGGAACGTCTGCTGCTTCTGCAAGCGCTCCTTTCCATCGGGGCATCTCTTGGATATTCACATCTTGGAGTGGCATGACTCACTTTTCCAGATAATGGCAGAGAAGCAAAACATG TACAAGTGTTTGGTAGAAGGCTGTGTGGAGAAGTTCAAGAGCAGCAAGGACAGGAAGGATCACTTGGTCACTGTTCACCTTTATCCTGCTGACTTTCGGTTTGATAGACCAAAGAAAGCCCAAAG TGGTCCCAAGCACGTGAGCTCTCCTATCAAGCAGAATGATGGCATGCCAATGGATGTGAGCATGGAGACATCGGAGCCATTCCCAGTGGACCCCATAGAAATAGGGCCCAGTGAGAACATGGAGATCCCtcagcctgcagccagccccgGCCCTGAGGTGCCAGAGAAACGGCACTATAAATCCAG GATCCCATCCACAATTTG